From Weissella confusa, a single genomic window includes:
- the argS gene encoding arginine--tRNA ligase, whose protein sequence is MDYKNQVAQAVAAVVPELDEATILSKVEVPKDSSMGDFAFPTFLLAKERHMAPNQIAAEVAEAIDASNFKQVEAAGPYVNFFLNQENFGADVLHAILENQEYGHNTDGEAGHVTIDMSSPNIAKPMSMGHLRSTVIGNSLAEISKANGYQPIKINHLGDWGTQFGKLMVAYKMWGSEAEVKADPINTLVKYYVRFHEEAKENPALDDEGRAWFKKLEDGDEEARQLWSWFREESLKEFMELYETLDIEFDSFNGEAFYNDKMDGVIDKLKEEGLLVESQGAQVVNLDKYNLNVAMIQRTDGATLYMTRDLAAAIFRKKNYNFVKSLYVVGGEQREHFMQMKAVLKEMGYEWSDDVEHIPFGLITVDGKKLSTRSGRIILLKDVLKDSVELALEQIEEKNPTLANKELVAHEVGTGAVVFHDLMNERIGNFDFKLEEVVRFEGDTGPYVQYANARAQSILRKAGNPELDLSDVVITDENVWETEKLLGDFNDVVRRAWRDREPSVIAKYALNLARTFNKYYANSKILADDGQLNARLALVTAVSQVLTESLRLLGVKAPKEM, encoded by the coding sequence ATGGACTACAAGAATCAAGTGGCTCAAGCCGTCGCTGCGGTTGTGCCTGAACTAGATGAAGCAACGATTTTGTCAAAGGTTGAAGTGCCTAAGGATTCATCAATGGGTGATTTTGCCTTTCCAACGTTCTTGTTGGCAAAGGAACGCCACATGGCGCCTAACCAAATTGCAGCTGAAGTAGCTGAGGCAATCGATGCGTCAAACTTTAAGCAAGTTGAAGCTGCCGGACCTTACGTTAACTTCTTCTTGAACCAAGAAAACTTTGGTGCTGATGTGTTGCACGCTATCTTGGAAAACCAAGAATACGGTCACAACACGGATGGTGAAGCAGGACACGTAACAATCGACATGTCATCACCTAACATTGCTAAGCCAATGTCAATGGGTCACTTGCGTTCAACGGTTATCGGAAACTCATTGGCTGAAATTTCAAAGGCCAACGGTTACCAACCAATCAAGATTAACCACTTGGGTGACTGGGGTACGCAATTCGGTAAGTTGATGGTTGCCTACAAGATGTGGGGATCAGAAGCTGAAGTTAAGGCTGACCCAATCAACACGTTGGTTAAGTACTACGTGCGTTTCCACGAAGAAGCTAAGGAAAACCCAGCATTGGATGATGAGGGTCGCGCTTGGTTTAAGAAGTTGGAAGACGGTGATGAGGAAGCTCGCCAATTGTGGTCATGGTTCCGTGAAGAGTCATTGAAGGAATTCATGGAGCTTTACGAGACGTTGGATATCGAGTTTGACTCATTCAACGGTGAAGCTTTCTACAACGACAAGATGGACGGCGTTATCGACAAGTTGAAGGAAGAAGGCTTGTTGGTTGAGTCTCAAGGTGCACAAGTTGTTAACTTGGATAAGTACAACTTGAACGTTGCCATGATTCAACGTACTGACGGTGCCACTTTGTACATGACGCGTGATTTGGCTGCTGCCATCTTCCGTAAGAAGAACTATAACTTCGTGAAGTCATTGTACGTCGTTGGTGGTGAGCAACGTGAGCACTTCATGCAAATGAAGGCCGTGTTGAAGGAAATGGGTTACGAGTGGTCAGATGACGTTGAGCACATCCCATTTGGTTTGATTACTGTCGATGGAAAGAAGCTTTCAACGCGTTCAGGACGCATCATCTTGTTGAAGGATGTTTTGAAGGATTCTGTTGAATTGGCTTTGGAGCAAATCGAAGAGAAGAATCCAACTTTGGCAAACAAGGAATTGGTTGCCCACGAAGTTGGAACGGGAGCCGTTGTGTTCCACGATTTGATGAACGAACGTATCGGAAACTTCGACTTTAAGTTGGAAGAAGTGGTTCGTTTCGAAGGTGATACTGGTCCATACGTTCAATACGCAAATGCCCGTGCACAATCAATCTTGCGTAAGGCGGGTAACCCTGAACTTGATTTGTCAGATGTTGTCATCACTGATGAGAACGTTTGGGAGACTGAAAAGTTGTTGGGTGACTTTAACGATGTTGTTCGTCGCGCATGGCGTGATCGCGAACCATCAGTTATCGCAAAGTACGCTTTGAACTTGGCTCGTACGTTCAACAAGTACTACGCTAACTCAAAGATTTTGGCAGACGACGGTCAATTGAACGCACGTTTGGCTTTGGTTACGGCTGTTTCACAAGTCTTGACTGAGTCATTGCGTTTGTTGGGTGTTAAGGCGCCAAAGGAAATGTAA
- a CDS encoding folylpolyglutamate synthase/dihydrofolate synthase family protein has product MGTAETYQQITKKMDGPWRVRPEAGNRVGMLQEILRWMGHPESKLRVIHIVGTNGKGSTGVMLAKILVTAGYKVGHFSTPAILNDREVITTNGEMISEADFVSSYKRVLEEVTAHGGDEDTLSKFEWWTLVALDYLARKEMDFVILEAGVGGARDATNVIEKPLVVAFTKISYDHVDLLGNDLLEIAQDKAGAIKSGASIVNYPGQDIEVYHLLHDKAEEVGAIWNPNPKPVITIVQSSPSGLVLNADQFEGLKLSLTGAYQANNLSTVLQIVTVLKSRGFEIKDVDVAEALAHVKIQGRMEFDAERNILYDGAHNPDGIISLVASIRSWHLPFKPVVVLGLLKGKNYHDMLEELLPHVDTVIAVTPDSDRAMSADELAAKIVMMSNVDVEIADDPSAAITLARRVRESSEALILVTGSFYTLRAIESEGM; this is encoded by the coding sequence ATGGGTACAGCTGAGACTTATCAACAGATTACAAAGAAGATGGACGGTCCCTGGCGAGTTCGACCAGAAGCAGGTAATCGCGTTGGCATGTTACAAGAAATTTTGCGCTGGATGGGACATCCTGAAAGCAAGCTGCGTGTGATTCACATCGTCGGAACGAATGGTAAGGGTTCAACTGGTGTGATGTTGGCCAAAATTTTGGTTACAGCAGGGTACAAGGTTGGTCACTTTTCAACGCCAGCAATTTTGAATGATCGTGAAGTTATCACGACTAACGGCGAGATGATTAGTGAAGCTGATTTTGTCAGCAGCTACAAGCGCGTTCTAGAAGAAGTCACAGCACACGGTGGGGATGAAGATACGCTATCAAAGTTTGAGTGGTGGACACTTGTGGCTTTGGATTACTTAGCCCGTAAAGAGATGGATTTCGTGATTCTTGAAGCCGGCGTAGGTGGAGCACGTGATGCAACCAATGTGATTGAAAAGCCATTAGTCGTGGCCTTTACCAAGATTTCATATGACCACGTTGATTTGTTGGGTAACGACCTGCTCGAAATTGCACAGGATAAGGCTGGTGCTATCAAGTCAGGTGCAAGTATCGTCAATTACCCAGGCCAGGATATTGAAGTGTACCACTTGTTGCACGATAAGGCAGAAGAAGTGGGTGCAATTTGGAATCCAAACCCTAAGCCAGTGATTACGATTGTACAATCATCACCAAGCGGCTTGGTCTTGAATGCTGACCAATTCGAAGGTCTGAAGTTGTCATTGACTGGTGCGTACCAAGCGAATAACTTGAGTACGGTTTTGCAAATTGTCACGGTGCTTAAGAGTCGTGGCTTTGAAATCAAGGATGTGGATGTCGCTGAAGCATTGGCCCACGTTAAGATTCAAGGCCGTATGGAATTTGATGCGGAACGCAACATTTTGTATGATGGTGCGCACAACCCAGACGGTATTATCAGTTTGGTTGCGTCAATTCGTTCATGGCACTTGCCATTTAAGCCAGTCGTTGTTTTGGGCTTGCTAAAGGGTAAGAACTACCACGACATGTTGGAAGAATTATTGCCACACGTCGATACGGTGATTGCTGTTACGCCTGATTCTGATCGTGCCATGTCAGCTGATGAGTTGGCGGCTAAGATTGTGATGATGAGTAACGTTGACGTTGAAATCGCGGACGATCCAAGTGCTGCGATTACGTTGGCGCGTCGTGTTCGTGAATCATCAGAAGCCTTGATTCTGGTTACCGGTTCATTTTACACACTACGCGCGATTGAATCTGAAGGGATGTAA
- a CDS encoding metal ABC transporter ATP-binding protein has product MLSVDHLTVGYEYGPVFTDLSLSFNPNELIGIIGPNGAGKSTLIKAILGIIQPTAGIITYDDSPVTGRVRRDKFAYVPQRSDLDLDFPVNVFDLVMMGVLSQISRWHSVGKAEEAIVQNALEKMDIAHLANRSLNELSGGQRQRALVARALVQDADVYLLDEPFVGIDVASEAQIMDALRDLRDAGKTIIIVHHDLSKVANYFDSVILLNHGLLRQGKPEDVMDAATLSEAYGDHLIIMDRHNHIVQGG; this is encoded by the coding sequence ATGTTAAGCGTTGATCACTTGACGGTTGGCTATGAATACGGACCTGTTTTTACAGATTTGTCCCTTTCTTTTAATCCAAATGAGCTCATCGGTATTATCGGTCCTAATGGTGCTGGTAAGTCGACGCTTATTAAAGCGATTCTAGGAATTATTCAACCAACCGCCGGCATAATCACTTATGACGACTCGCCTGTTACTGGCCGTGTTCGTCGCGATAAATTCGCCTACGTTCCTCAACGAAGCGATCTGGACTTAGATTTTCCAGTGAACGTTTTCGATTTGGTGATGATGGGCGTGCTATCGCAAATCTCTCGTTGGCATTCGGTCGGTAAAGCTGAAGAAGCAATTGTTCAAAACGCCCTTGAGAAAATGGACATTGCCCACTTGGCTAATCGTTCGCTAAATGAACTTTCCGGTGGGCAACGTCAACGTGCCTTGGTAGCCCGTGCACTTGTACAAGATGCAGATGTCTACCTATTAGATGAGCCGTTCGTCGGTATCGACGTGGCCTCTGAAGCACAAATTATGGATGCGTTGCGTGATTTACGTGATGCAGGCAAGACAATCATCATTGTGCATCATGACTTGAGTAAGGTTGCAAACTACTTTGATTCAGTCATTCTGCTCAACCACGGTCTGCTCCGTCAAGGCAAGCCCGAAGACGTGATGGATGCCGCCACTTTGTCCGAAGCCTATGGTGATCACTTAATTATCATGGATCGTCATAATCACATCGTACAGGGAGGTTAA
- a CDS encoding metal ABC transporter permease → MSAFMNFFHALGEYTFLQNALTAGAMIGLIAGIIGAFSILQGTALIGDAMSHAVLPGIAIAALMGIPYYWGAGVFGLLAALVINFISEHTPLKTDAAIGLTFSTFFALGTIIMTAGHSTTKLTDILFGNILAVSSDDLISSLVIGLIVIAVVTTFYRELYLTTFDRSYAQAQGIHANLFRNILVVLITLVIIVALRAVGVILVTALLITPAASARLVVKRFQPMIWLSSFFGLISAFVGLFLSYTFDWPSGPVIVVTGAVIFIISFLIHLVTRRRMHDQATK, encoded by the coding sequence ATGTCTGCGTTTATGAATTTCTTTCACGCACTCGGCGAATATACCTTTCTCCAAAACGCGCTGACTGCCGGCGCCATGATTGGTCTAATCGCTGGTATTATCGGTGCGTTCAGTATCTTGCAAGGTACCGCTTTGATTGGTGACGCGATGTCCCATGCGGTGTTGCCTGGAATCGCCATCGCAGCATTGATGGGCATTCCCTACTACTGGGGTGCTGGTGTGTTCGGCCTACTAGCCGCATTAGTGATTAACTTCATTTCTGAACACACACCATTGAAGACAGATGCTGCGATTGGTTTAACGTTCAGTACTTTCTTCGCTTTAGGAACCATCATTATGACGGCCGGGCATTCAACAACCAAGCTAACTGATATTCTATTTGGAAATATTTTGGCCGTTTCAAGCGATGATTTGATTTCTAGTTTGGTCATCGGCTTGATTGTCATTGCGGTTGTGACGACTTTCTATCGCGAATTGTACTTAACAACATTTGATCGTTCATATGCCCAAGCACAAGGGATTCACGCTAATCTATTCCGCAACATCTTAGTGGTCTTGATTACGTTGGTTATCATTGTTGCTTTGCGTGCGGTTGGAGTTATCTTGGTGACAGCTTTGCTCATCACCCCCGCTGCCAGCGCTCGATTGGTGGTTAAGCGATTCCAACCAATGATTTGGCTATCATCATTCTTCGGTTTGATAAGCGCCTTTGTTGGCTTGTTCCTCAGTTACACTTTTGACTGGCCATCCGGTCCAGTCATCGTTGTCACTGGTGCGGTTATTTTTATCATTTCGTTTTTGATTCACTTGGTGACGCGTCGTCGTATGCATGACCAAGCTACTAAATAG
- a CDS encoding MmcQ/YjbR family DNA-binding protein has protein sequence MNKTDKLQPLQKMAIAYANSLPGAKAYWRDDWETYYFDIMGKMFGIVHDNVITLKNDPYINTELREQFPFIIPGYHMNKQHWNSIVVDKNEFPDDGVKKLIHDSYDLVVKNMSKKQQAELQLRIDLGQL, from the coding sequence ATGAATAAAACAGATAAACTCCAACCATTACAAAAGATGGCAATCGCGTATGCAAATTCATTGCCGGGGGCCAAGGCGTATTGGCGTGATGACTGGGAAACTTACTATTTCGATATCATGGGAAAGATGTTTGGCATTGTGCATGACAATGTCATCACACTAAAGAATGATCCATATATCAATACCGAGTTGCGCGAACAGTTTCCATTCATCATTCCGGGCTATCACATGAATAAGCAACACTGGAATAGTATTGTTGTTGATAAAAACGAATTTCCAGATGATGGGGTCAAGAAGTTGATTCATGATTCCTATGATTTGGTCGTTAAGAACATGAGTAAGAAACAACAAGCTGAATTACAATTACGCATTGATTTAGGGCAGCTATAA
- a CDS encoding metal ABC transporter solute-binding protein, Zn/Mn family, producing the protein MKRVIGIIVAIAVIAGVAFGLTHRNSASDGRSSDGRLNVVSSFSIINEISQEVGGKYVNAHTITAIGADQHDYDPTPTDVKRTQDAAIVFANGLNLEKGGSGWFDKLMKTTDKHYGKQIFNVTDGIDTIKLTTAGVAGQDNPHAWNGILEGKTYAANIAKVLEKKDPEHKAYYAKRAAAYEAKLQALYEKWDAKFSALPADDKKLVTQEGAMAYFARDFGLKPYFIWEIDTESNGTPSQIRTLVESLQGEKVPATFVEQGESDKPMQTVISQIDSHIAGELWTDSVSKKSGVVPTYYDLLNHNAETIYNGLTGNDK; encoded by the coding sequence ATGAAGCGAGTTATTGGGATTATTGTTGCTATCGCTGTTATTGCCGGTGTTGCCTTTGGGTTGACACACCGCAATTCAGCTTCTGACGGTCGTTCAAGCGACGGTCGTTTGAATGTTGTTTCTTCATTTTCAATCATTAACGAAATTAGCCAAGAAGTTGGTGGTAAGTATGTTAATGCACACACGATTACAGCGATTGGCGCTGACCAACACGATTACGATCCTACGCCTACTGACGTTAAGCGTACGCAAGACGCAGCCATCGTCTTTGCAAACGGTTTGAACCTTGAAAAAGGTGGTTCAGGTTGGTTTGATAAGTTGATGAAGACAACTGACAAGCACTACGGTAAGCAAATTTTCAACGTGACTGACGGTATCGACACAATCAAGTTGACGACGGCCGGTGTTGCTGGTCAAGATAACCCTCACGCTTGGAACGGTATCTTGGAAGGTAAGACTTATGCTGCTAACATTGCTAAGGTGCTTGAGAAGAAGGATCCTGAGCACAAGGCTTACTACGCAAAGCGCGCTGCAGCTTACGAAGCTAAGTTGCAAGCTCTTTACGAGAAGTGGGACGCTAAGTTCTCTGCTCTACCTGCTGATGACAAGAAGTTGGTGACGCAAGAAGGTGCCATGGCATACTTCGCTCGTGACTTTGGTTTGAAGCCATACTTCATTTGGGAAATCGATACAGAATCAAACGGTACGCCTTCACAAATCCGTACGCTAGTTGAATCATTGCAAGGCGAAAAGGTTCCTGCAACCTTCGTTGAGCAAGGTGAGTCAGACAAGCCAATGCAAACTGTTATTTCACAAATTGATTCACACATCGCTGGTGAATTGTGGACGGACTCAGTTTCAAAGAAGTCTGGTGTTGTGCCAACGTACTACGATTTGTTGAACCACAATGCTGAGACAATCTACAACGGATTGACTGGTAACGATAAGTAA
- a CDS encoding UDP-N-acetylmuramoyl-L-alanyl-D-glutamate--2,6-diaminopimelate ligase — protein MELTAQQITELLADQDLLISAPDFDGEVKHLAYNSNDVEPETLLFIKGRFKAEYLTDAIQKGVKALVAPETFVHDTTLPTWVVDDVPAAMSILSMAFYGYPQNDLALIGITGTKGKTSATYMAYEMLRVATDDKVALSSTLQVITGADPKFHYRAHLTTPESLDLFRWMREAVDNGMTHMVMEVSSQAYKMERVYGLRYNVGIFLNISPDHVGENEHPTFEDYLEHKMMLFDHSEQIILNADSDHFSELIEHAEMAVPRDGIWLYGREDEDSPKADVYYETVEADLQGSTFAVRQAGQQADRLGIAGEYHLDMPGDFNQGNAVAAMIAARLTGADPDAMREGLEVVKIPGRMQVLTSANHGTIYVDYAHNYASIAALLNFVRQNETVEKLTIVVGAPGNKGVSRRPGIGQAVSEGADVVYLTSDDPQFEDPNAIADEIQAAITNKDVVINREMNRTIAITEAITAAGPNDVVVLAAKGLDEYQKIGGVDTPYENDWAVAQRVVNELEA, from the coding sequence ATGGAACTCACAGCACAACAAATTACTGAGTTGTTGGCCGATCAAGATTTATTGATTTCAGCGCCGGACTTTGATGGTGAGGTCAAGCATTTAGCCTATAATTCAAATGATGTTGAACCTGAAACGTTGCTTTTTATTAAGGGACGTTTTAAGGCTGAATATTTGACTGACGCCATCCAAAAGGGTGTTAAAGCGTTGGTCGCCCCAGAAACTTTTGTTCACGACACAACGCTACCAACGTGGGTAGTTGATGATGTGCCGGCGGCCATGAGTATTTTGAGTATGGCGTTTTACGGCTATCCACAAAACGACCTTGCTTTGATTGGTATCACAGGTACGAAGGGTAAGACATCTGCAACGTACATGGCTTACGAAATGCTACGCGTTGCAACGGACGACAAGGTTGCGTTGTCATCAACGTTGCAAGTGATTACGGGGGCTGACCCAAAGTTCCACTATCGCGCGCACTTGACGACGCCCGAGTCATTGGACTTGTTCCGTTGGATGCGTGAGGCCGTTGATAACGGTATGACGCACATGGTAATGGAAGTGTCATCACAAGCCTACAAGATGGAACGTGTTTACGGTTTGCGTTATAACGTAGGTATTTTCTTGAACATTAGTCCAGATCACGTTGGTGAAAACGAACACCCAACGTTCGAGGATTATTTGGAACACAAGATGATGTTGTTCGATCACTCAGAACAAATCATCTTGAACGCTGATTCAGACCACTTTAGCGAATTGATTGAACATGCTGAAATGGCCGTGCCACGTGATGGTATTTGGCTATATGGTCGCGAAGATGAGGATTCACCAAAGGCTGACGTTTATTACGAAACGGTCGAAGCCGACTTGCAAGGTAGCACGTTTGCGGTTCGCCAAGCTGGTCAACAAGCTGACCGTCTGGGCATTGCCGGTGAATACCACTTGGATATGCCAGGTGATTTCAACCAAGGAAACGCGGTCGCGGCGATGATTGCAGCACGTTTGACGGGGGCTGATCCCGATGCCATGCGTGAAGGACTAGAAGTTGTCAAAATTCCTGGTCGCATGCAAGTGTTGACGTCAGCTAACCACGGTACGATTTACGTGGATTATGCGCACAACTATGCATCAATCGCTGCGTTGTTGAATTTTGTTCGTCAAAACGAAACGGTTGAAAAGTTGACGATTGTCGTTGGTGCACCTGGAAACAAGGGTGTGTCACGTCGACCTGGTATTGGCCAAGCAGTCAGTGAAGGCGCCGATGTGGTCTACCTAACGAGTGATGATCCACAATTTGAAGATCCAAATGCAATTGCGGATGAAATTCAAGCGGCCATCACTAACAAGGATGTGGTGATTAACCGCGAAATGAACCGTACAATCGCGATTACCGAAGCAATTACTGCTGCCGGACCAAACGATGTGGTTGTGTTGGCAGCTAAGGGATTGGACGAATACCAGAAAATTGGTGGCGTAGATACACCATATGAAAACGACTGGGCAGTTGCACAACGCGTTGTTAACGAATTGGAAGCCTAG
- the gatB gene encoding Asp-tRNA(Asn)/Glu-tRNA(Gln) amidotransferase subunit GatB, protein MAVPNFETTIGLEVHVELKTNSKAMSPSPVQYGAEPNANTNVIDWGYPGVLPQANKGALEYGMMAALALNADVTRDLHWDRKNYFYPDNPKAYQITQQQEPIGRNGWLEIEFEGEKKRVGITELHVEEDAGKNTHGTDGYSYVDLNRQGTPLIEIVGAPDISSPDEAYAYLEALRQAIQFTGISDVKMQEGSMRVDANISIRPVGSKEYGTKVELKNLNSFNYVRKALAFEEERHAKIYMAGGTIKQQTRRFDEATGETVLMREKETADDYRYFPEPDLTPVHITDEWVEEVRAKLPESATERKARYVDELGLEVYDSEVLTQTLAMANFFDATVAEGADPKRSANYLMGDVNAFLNEKQVDLEETALTPAHLAGMIKLIDDGTISTKMAKKVFAAITQGEDPVEYVEANGLKQLSDPAILTPIIDGILDDNEQSIIDFHNGKDRAVGFLVGKIMKETKGNANPNVVNELLMAGLNARKP, encoded by the coding sequence ATGGCTGTGCCTAACTTTGAAACGACAATCGGACTTGAAGTCCACGTTGAGTTGAAGACCAACTCAAAGGCAATGTCACCTTCACCAGTCCAATACGGTGCTGAGCCTAACGCCAACACGAACGTTATTGACTGGGGTTACCCTGGTGTTTTGCCACAAGCTAACAAGGGTGCGTTGGAATACGGTATGATGGCCGCTTTGGCTTTGAATGCTGATGTGACACGCGATTTGCACTGGGATCGTAAGAACTACTTCTACCCAGACAACCCAAAGGCTTACCAAATCACGCAACAACAAGAGCCAATTGGCCGTAACGGTTGGTTGGAAATCGAGTTCGAGGGTGAGAAGAAGCGCGTTGGTATTACTGAGCTTCACGTTGAAGAAGACGCTGGTAAGAATACCCACGGGACTGATGGTTACTCATACGTTGACTTGAACCGTCAAGGAACACCATTGATTGAAATCGTTGGTGCACCTGACATTTCATCACCAGACGAGGCCTACGCATACCTTGAAGCTTTGCGCCAAGCTATCCAATTTACGGGTATCTCAGACGTTAAGATGCAAGAAGGTTCAATGCGTGTTGACGCCAACATCTCAATTCGTCCAGTTGGTTCTAAGGAATACGGAACTAAGGTCGAGTTGAAGAACTTGAACTCATTCAACTATGTTCGTAAGGCTTTGGCGTTCGAAGAAGAACGTCACGCTAAGATTTACATGGCTGGTGGCACAATCAAGCAACAAACACGTCGTTTCGATGAAGCGACGGGCGAGACTGTCTTGATGCGTGAGAAGGAAACGGCTGATGATTACCGTTACTTCCCAGAGCCAGATTTGACGCCAGTTCACATCACGGACGAATGGGTTGAAGAAGTGCGTGCCAAGTTGCCAGAATCAGCAACTGAACGTAAGGCTCGTTACGTTGATGAACTTGGTTTGGAAGTGTACGACTCAGAAGTGTTGACGCAAACGTTGGCTATGGCTAACTTCTTTGACGCAACGGTTGCTGAGGGTGCTGATCCAAAGCGTTCAGCTAACTACTTGATGGGTGACGTTAACGCCTTCTTGAACGAGAAGCAAGTTGATTTGGAAGAGACTGCTTTGACCCCAGCTCACTTGGCCGGCATGATCAAGTTGATCGATGACGGTACGATTTCAACGAAGATGGCTAAGAAGGTCTTTGCAGCAATTACGCAAGGTGAAGACCCAGTCGAATACGTTGAAGCTAACGGCTTGAAGCAATTGTCAGACCCAGCTATTTTGACGCCAATTATTGACGGCATTTTGGATGACAACGAGCAATCAATCATTGACTTCCACAACGGTAAGGACCGTGCTGTTGGTTTCTTGGTCGGAAAGATCATGAAGGAAACCAAGGGTAACGCCAACCCTAACGTGGTTAACGAATTGTTGATGGCTGGTCTAAATGCACGTAAGCCATAA
- a CDS encoding diacylglycerol kinase, producing the protein MKRARIIYNPTSGREAIRRDLVDILNVYEKAGYETSAFATTAEPNSALNEARRAAEAGFELLVAAGGDGTINEVVNGIAPLEKRPMLAIIPAGTTNDYARALRIPREDPLEAAKVILKGKAAQMDVGQANDTYFINIAAGGSLSELTYSVPSKLKSMYGYLAYVVKGAEMLTRVAPMNLRVEYDNGVFEGRSSMFFLALTNSVGGFEQIVPDAQLDDGKFTLLVVKTTKFAEILQLISEVLTGKHVDNPNLLYVKSENVTIKPLDENAKVMINLDGEYGGDAPVVFKDHKAHIAMVANVDEMPDDSLIDLPLYLHED; encoded by the coding sequence ATGAAGCGTGCGCGTATCATTTACAATCCAACGTCTGGTCGCGAAGCCATTCGTCGCGACTTGGTTGATATTTTGAATGTCTATGAGAAGGCTGGTTATGAAACGAGTGCTTTTGCGACGACTGCTGAACCAAATTCTGCATTGAATGAGGCGCGTCGTGCTGCCGAAGCTGGTTTTGAGTTGTTGGTTGCAGCCGGTGGTGACGGTACTATTAACGAAGTTGTGAATGGTATTGCACCTTTGGAGAAGCGTCCAATGTTGGCAATTATTCCAGCTGGTACAACTAATGACTACGCACGTGCTTTGCGTATCCCACGTGAAGATCCTTTGGAAGCCGCAAAGGTGATTTTGAAGGGGAAGGCAGCGCAAATGGACGTTGGACAAGCCAACGACACCTACTTTATCAACATTGCAGCTGGTGGTTCTTTGTCAGAATTGACTTATTCAGTGCCATCAAAGTTGAAGTCAATGTACGGTTACTTGGCCTATGTCGTTAAGGGCGCCGAAATGTTGACGCGTGTCGCACCAATGAACTTGCGTGTTGAATACGATAATGGTGTCTTTGAAGGTCGTTCATCAATGTTCTTCTTGGCATTGACGAACTCAGTTGGTGGTTTCGAACAAATCGTGCCGGATGCCCAATTGGATGATGGTAAGTTTACATTGTTGGTTGTTAAGACGACAAAGTTTGCCGAAATCTTGCAATTGATTTCTGAAGTGTTGACTGGAAAGCACGTTGATAATCCAAACTTGCTTTACGTGAAGTCAGAAAACGTCACAATCAAGCCGTTGGATGAGAATGCTAAGGTAATGATTAATTTGGATGGTGAATATGGTGGGGATGCACCCGTTGTATTCAAGGATCACAAGGCGCACATTGCAATGGTTGCCAACGTGGATGAAATGCCAGATGATAGCCTAATTGATTTGCCTTTGTACTTACATGAAGATTAA
- a CDS encoding non-canonical purine NTP pyrophosphatase yields MLKRLVIASNNSHKTAEMVDYLAVLGVEAINYRDLHEQIAFPDETTDDMAQNARVKAQTVHEILPDEYILADDSALFVPAIPDHFGVTTMREFQAHQLRGDAEINAYVLAQLPDDADRTAYLQADFVVTAPSGKTYFSQARGGITLATEPRGGRNGLDELMVTENGMTLSEIDMPERVHYAHRGRAAIMILQQLKAAGEWQ; encoded by the coding sequence ATGTTAAAGCGATTGGTAATTGCCTCGAACAATTCACATAAGACAGCAGAAATGGTTGATTATCTGGCAGTTTTGGGTGTTGAAGCGATTAATTATCGTGACCTACATGAGCAAATTGCATTTCCAGATGAGACCACTGATGATATGGCTCAAAACGCACGTGTAAAGGCCCAAACAGTCCATGAGATTTTGCCAGACGAATATATTTTGGCAGATGATTCAGCGTTGTTTGTACCAGCGATTCCGGATCATTTTGGTGTGACGACGATGCGCGAGTTTCAAGCGCACCAATTACGTGGGGATGCGGAAATTAACGCGTATGTATTAGCGCAGTTGCCAGATGATGCTGACCGAACGGCTTATTTGCAAGCTGATTTTGTCGTCACCGCACCATCAGGCAAGACGTATTTCAGTCAAGCGCGTGGAGGTATCACGTTGGCAACTGAACCGCGTGGTGGGCGCAACGGCTTGGATGAATTAATGGTCACGGAAAATGGCATGACGTTGTCAGAAATCGATATGCCAGAGCGTGTTCATTATGCACACCGCGGTCGCGCTGCCATCATGATTTTGCAACAGCTTAAAGCAGCTGGTGAATGGCAATAA